One part of the Puniceicoccus vermicola genome encodes these proteins:
- a CDS encoding LacI family DNA-binding transcriptional regulator — MPKKKSAQSGSGRPTILQLAKLTGFSQGAVSRAINGQGGISDATRERILKAAREIGYAPNPSARNFKRGYTKRIGMILPDLANTNYSELYENLDQVASEAGYSSMLALAHRSPERERNLLLQLSAGEVDGLVVNPVENLENVDVYQKLKAWRFPLLFIYRGYEDQFDSLGVDYTFSLRKAMQYLRDVGHTSVAYLGPNRPDLPPVGKLVEVIRILDELGMKFDEELSVLGVDSAAEAGQEAFRKWKVLKRRPTAVVTYNDQTAISLFSEAKRLGLSVPGELSILGSDDIDAAEPLELSTLRVDRSLMARSVFEMLDNRIKNFDSPIRLQSLRSEFLLRSSMGPPTRK; from the coding sequence ATGCCCAAGAAGAAATCTGCTCAGTCCGGAAGTGGACGTCCCACGATTCTCCAGCTCGCAAAATTAACCGGCTTCTCGCAGGGGGCGGTTTCCCGGGCCATCAACGGGCAGGGGGGGATCAGTGACGCGACGCGCGAGCGTATCCTCAAGGCGGCTCGGGAAATCGGGTATGCTCCCAATCCATCCGCCCGGAATTTCAAACGGGGATACACGAAGCGGATCGGGATGATCCTTCCGGACCTCGCGAACACCAATTATTCGGAGCTCTACGAGAATTTGGATCAAGTGGCCTCGGAGGCGGGCTACTCTTCGATGCTCGCCCTGGCTCACCGGTCTCCCGAGCGGGAGAGAAATTTGCTCCTGCAGCTCTCCGCCGGGGAGGTCGACGGTCTCGTCGTCAATCCCGTCGAGAACTTGGAGAATGTGGACGTCTATCAGAAGCTCAAGGCGTGGCGGTTCCCGCTCCTGTTCATCTACCGGGGATATGAGGATCAATTCGATAGCTTGGGAGTCGACTATACTTTCAGCCTGCGGAAGGCCATGCAGTATCTGAGGGACGTCGGGCACACTTCGGTGGCGTACTTGGGGCCAAACCGTCCGGATTTGCCTCCAGTGGGGAAATTGGTCGAAGTCATTCGTATCCTCGATGAGCTCGGAATGAAGTTTGACGAAGAACTGTCGGTGTTGGGAGTCGATTCCGCTGCGGAGGCCGGTCAGGAAGCCTTCCGAAAATGGAAGGTGCTGAAACGCAGGCCGACGGCGGTCGTGACCTACAACGACCAGACGGCCATCTCTCTCTTTTCCGAGGCGAAGCGGCTGGGGCTGAGTGTTCCCGGAGAGCTTTCCATTCTCGGCAGTGACGATATCGATGCGGCCGAACCGCTCGAACTCTCGACTCTGCGAGTGGATCGATCTCTTATGGCTCGATCCGTCTTCGAAATGTTGGACAACCGAATCAAGAATTTCGATTCGCCGATCCGTCTCCAAAGTCTGCGTTCGGAGTTCCTCTTGCGCAGCTCGATGGGGCCTCCGACGAGGAAGTAA
- a CDS encoding cellulase-like family protein, with product MKLKNLQEPLAITMWDFSWLERRWPGAGYEDWDLALDELVERGYNAVRIDAFPHLVATDAEAVWTIIPCWNQQDWGSPARNRIQVQPNLNTFIRRCSERNVHVGLSTWFQRVEELDRIPVVSSRSHSRIWRQLLDSIAAEGLLDNILYVDFCNEWPLDCWAPFFMPKPSEQGLWNSPSSLQWMLESIEELRRDYPDIPYTFSNVGNFQLSENQMQLVSEAFDFLEPHIWMSQANQHEFYNRIGYQYERFESKGYENVALNAQRFYESDSEYWDSLLRKFIDQVSAEADALKLPLITTECWSIVDYKDWPLLDWEWVKRAGEVGIRHAASKGNWIAMATSNFCGPQFRGMWRDKDWHQEMTRVIRSAGLPKLKE from the coding sequence ATGAAACTGAAAAATCTCCAAGAACCGCTCGCCATTACCATGTGGGACTTTTCCTGGCTGGAACGCCGCTGGCCCGGCGCCGGCTACGAGGACTGGGACCTCGCCCTCGATGAGCTGGTGGAGCGCGGCTACAACGCCGTGCGGATCGACGCTTTCCCGCACCTCGTCGCCACGGATGCAGAAGCCGTCTGGACGATCATTCCCTGCTGGAATCAACAGGATTGGGGCTCCCCCGCCCGCAACCGCATCCAAGTGCAGCCCAACCTGAATACTTTCATCCGGAGATGCTCCGAGCGCAATGTTCACGTAGGGCTCTCCACTTGGTTTCAACGAGTCGAAGAACTGGATCGGATTCCCGTCGTTTCTTCGCGCAGCCATAGTCGCATCTGGAGACAACTTCTGGATTCCATCGCCGCAGAAGGGCTCTTGGACAATATTCTCTACGTAGATTTCTGCAATGAATGGCCTCTTGACTGCTGGGCGCCATTCTTCATGCCCAAACCATCGGAACAGGGCCTGTGGAATTCTCCTTCCTCTCTCCAGTGGATGCTGGAATCGATCGAGGAACTTCGCCGCGACTACCCGGATATCCCCTATACCTTTTCGAACGTTGGGAACTTCCAACTGTCGGAGAATCAGATGCAGCTGGTTTCCGAAGCCTTCGACTTTCTGGAACCCCATATTTGGATGTCACAAGCCAACCAGCACGAATTCTACAATCGCATTGGTTATCAATACGAGCGTTTCGAGAGTAAAGGCTATGAGAATGTTGCGCTGAATGCTCAGCGTTTTTACGAGTCTGACTCCGAGTATTGGGACTCACTGCTCAGGAAGTTCATTGATCAAGTGAGCGCGGAGGCGGACGCGCTAAAACTTCCGCTCATCACCACCGAGTGCTGGAGCATCGTCGACTACAAGGATTGGCCCCTACTCGATTGGGAGTGGGTCAAACGGGCGGGCGAAGTCGGTATTCGTCATGCCGCGAGCAAAGGAAACTGGATCGCGATGGCCACCAGCAACTTCTGCGGCCCCCAGTTCCGCGGCATGTGGCGCGACAAAGACTGGCATCAGGAGATGACCCGCGTCATCCGCTCGGCCGGGCTGCCGAAATTGAAAGAATAA
- a CDS encoding fibronectin type III domain-containing protein: protein MLTPRFKIFLSALAAFLVLTAGPLRASNIAKVSAVDGGMPYLLHLPEIYEDEPAREFPTIIYLHGFGERCADSSYGTTSELYRLRNARNTPTHHVENGNPLKFTVNDQDEYFILISPQVRRSRGDWKAEDVIALLDEVAAEYRIDPDRVYLTGFSFGGQGTWNVLTGDANTPNRFAAAAVVAGRSVVTNQHGKIAEDNVAVWSMSGLDDGTEHTPEKVLTANNALRIHLPEAEHRVTMYPGYAHQSYKQYNLGHYYHNPNLYEWFLSKTRQVPGKPERVNLSDRTETIATAGDEESGQPSERVKRYSNSYWASSTSNYDDKWVQLDLGDVFSVDQVFLRFSWSTSAAIEPVAPKGRITSIEASPTAGRIRVYAPFHNRRAKNGQIPAHQIYLKDTHGNDGGPYTILNDRDYNKETGWFEVEGDFSGDSTGTWYTLNETVAAYQLQGSLDGSEWFSLAEEDENYEFSRQHKFDPTLLRFVRLKITDPNRTDLPEYEHRAKVYEMAVLESYAPPEVPVAPTEVNISDVTSGSLTLSWSGATGMIDEYFLYWSTEYEQPPAPQARISGTQNNFKVENLAPETEYFFWITASNAGGQSDAITASQTTDILVPPLAPTLFTANGPTATSLSLSWQDNADNESAYHLYSSTSDQKPSSPNFILDPDTRGILVENLTPNTRYYFWLAASNAAGQSPSASVTETTSDFEGSLANNLLSRWKFDSGNETTAFDSTGFNDAAFGGDASPTDESVAGRAIHFDGNDDWTAAPHKDAYSSDALSVSLWVRPSIADSQPRGLISKRQGLSANQRCFSIFSHTNSNLNLDIGSQRFTTDYSLNEVDVWKHLVMTFDGSASTDNLKLYSDGIEVASTTISINTIPVLDCPVTIGILNTGYGTGFAGEIDEVRLYDRVLAPSEIQALYETEPLTGNSPVPNYSEWVDQHLGDLPDTDRDPSADPDHDGIPNLLEFAQGSPPNQSGSGNLPDCAMATENNEHYFEFSYRRRQGGTGNAESGYTVGDLRYTVEMSPDLSPDSWVTGSDYLETIPPAIDHGDHFETVTVRAKQSVETTSTIFFRLQVEELNQ, encoded by the coding sequence ATGCTGACACCCCGCTTCAAAATATTCCTTTCCGCACTGGCGGCTTTTCTGGTCCTGACGGCCGGTCCGCTGAGAGCGAGCAACATCGCGAAAGTCTCCGCGGTGGATGGCGGCATGCCATACCTCCTCCACCTCCCCGAAATCTACGAAGACGAACCCGCCCGAGAATTCCCCACGATCATCTACCTTCACGGTTTCGGGGAGCGCTGTGCCGACTCCTCTTACGGCACGACCAGCGAGCTTTATCGACTGAGGAATGCTCGGAACACCCCGACTCACCACGTTGAAAATGGAAACCCGCTGAAGTTCACCGTCAACGACCAGGATGAGTACTTCATCCTGATTTCCCCCCAGGTCCGCAGATCCCGCGGCGACTGGAAAGCGGAAGACGTGATCGCCCTCCTCGACGAAGTCGCCGCCGAGTATCGGATCGACCCGGATCGCGTTTACCTAACCGGATTCAGCTTTGGCGGCCAGGGCACCTGGAATGTCTTAACCGGAGATGCCAATACCCCTAACCGCTTCGCTGCGGCCGCGGTCGTAGCTGGCCGCTCGGTAGTGACCAATCAACACGGCAAAATCGCCGAGGACAACGTAGCTGTCTGGTCGATGAGCGGCTTGGATGACGGCACTGAGCACACCCCCGAAAAAGTTCTCACCGCCAACAACGCTCTGCGGATCCACCTACCGGAAGCCGAACATCGGGTGACGATGTATCCCGGCTATGCCCATCAATCTTACAAACAATATAACCTCGGACACTATTACCACAATCCCAACTTGTACGAATGGTTCCTGAGCAAAACCCGACAGGTCCCCGGCAAACCTGAACGGGTGAACCTCAGCGACCGAACCGAGACCATTGCCACAGCCGGTGACGAAGAATCGGGTCAACCTTCCGAGCGCGTAAAGAGATACTCCAACTCCTACTGGGCTTCAAGCACCTCCAATTATGACGACAAATGGGTGCAACTCGATCTCGGTGATGTCTTCTCCGTAGACCAGGTCTTTCTTCGTTTCTCTTGGTCGACCAGCGCCGCGATCGAACCTGTCGCGCCCAAGGGGCGAATCACCTCGATCGAAGCCTCCCCCACCGCCGGCCGCATACGCGTTTACGCCCCCTTCCACAACCGGCGGGCGAAAAACGGACAGATCCCGGCTCACCAAATTTACCTGAAAGATACCCACGGAAACGACGGCGGTCCTTACACCATCCTCAATGATCGGGACTACAATAAGGAAACCGGATGGTTTGAGGTCGAAGGCGACTTTTCCGGCGACAGCACGGGCACTTGGTACACGCTCAACGAAACCGTCGCCGCTTATCAGTTACAAGGCAGCCTCGACGGCAGCGAATGGTTCTCCCTTGCCGAAGAGGACGAAAACTACGAATTCAGCCGCCAGCACAAATTCGACCCCACCCTCCTCCGCTTCGTCCGCCTCAAGATCACCGACCCGAATCGCACCGACTTGCCGGAATACGAGCATCGCGCAAAAGTCTATGAAATGGCGGTTCTGGAAAGCTATGCCCCTCCCGAAGTTCCGGTGGCCCCCACAGAGGTAAACATCTCCGATGTGACATCAGGCAGCCTCACCCTATCTTGGAGCGGGGCGACCGGGATGATTGACGAATATTTTCTCTACTGGAGTACGGAATACGAGCAACCTCCAGCCCCGCAGGCCCGCATTAGCGGCACTCAGAACAACTTCAAGGTCGAGAATCTCGCGCCAGAGACCGAATACTTCTTCTGGATCACTGCCTCGAACGCCGGGGGGCAGTCGGACGCCATCACCGCCTCGCAGACGACGGATATTCTCGTTCCCCCACTCGCTCCTACTCTCTTCACCGCCAACGGACCTACGGCAACCAGCCTCTCCCTGAGCTGGCAAGACAACGCTGACAACGAGAGCGCTTACCACCTTTACTCGAGCACCTCCGATCAGAAACCCTCCAGCCCCAATTTCATTTTGGATCCGGATACCCGTGGGATTCTCGTCGAAAATCTCACCCCGAACACGAGATACTATTTCTGGCTGGCAGCTTCCAACGCTGCGGGACAGTCCCCAAGCGCTTCGGTAACCGAAACGACGAGCGACTTTGAAGGCAGCCTGGCAAACAACCTTCTTTCCCGCTGGAAATTCGATTCGGGCAACGAAACGACAGCCTTCGACTCAACGGGCTTCAACGACGCCGCTTTCGGGGGAGATGCAAGTCCTACCGATGAATCGGTCGCCGGTCGCGCGATCCATTTCGACGGCAACGACGACTGGACTGCAGCGCCCCACAAAGACGCCTACAGCAGCGATGCTCTCAGTGTATCCCTGTGGGTCCGCCCCTCGATCGCCGATTCCCAACCGCGCGGATTGATCTCGAAACGCCAAGGTTTGAGCGCAAACCAGCGCTGCTTCAGCATTTTCTCCCACACCAATTCGAACCTGAACCTCGACATCGGGAGCCAGCGTTTCACCACCGACTACTCCCTGAACGAAGTAGACGTCTGGAAACACCTCGTCATGACATTTGATGGTTCGGCATCGACCGACAATCTCAAACTCTACAGCGACGGTATTGAGGTCGCATCCACCACCATCAGCATCAACACGATTCCGGTCCTCGACTGTCCGGTCACGATCGGCATTCTGAACACGGGCTACGGCACCGGGTTTGCCGGAGAGATCGATGAAGTCCGCCTTTACGACCGCGTGCTCGCTCCGAGTGAAATCCAGGCGCTCTATGAGACCGAGCCGTTGACCGGGAATTCCCCGGTCCCGAACTACAGTGAATGGGTGGACCAACATCTCGGAGATCTACCCGACACGGATCGAGATCCCTCGGCGGATCCGGATCATGATGGGATCCCCAACCTTCTCGAATTCGCCCAGGGCAGCCCACCGAACCAATCCGGCTCCGGCAATCTTCCCGACTGCGCGATGGCGACCGAAAACAATGAGCATTATTTCGAGTTCAGCTATCGACGCAGGCAAGGAGGTACGGGCAATGCCGAGAGCGGTTACACGGTCGGCGATTTACGCTACACCGTGGAAATGAGTCCCGACCTTTCCCCCGACAGTTGGGTCACCGGATCGGACTATCTCGAAACCATTCCTCCCGCCATCGACCATGGCGACCATTTTGAAACCGTAACCGTGCGCGCGAAGCAAAGCGTTGAGACCACCTCAACGATCTTCTTCCGGCTACAGGTCGAAGAACTGAATCAATAA
- a CDS encoding FAD-dependent oxidoreductase: MFPRLLILAIGLVLPLAAYPSASTPNPGLKYYYPAPDAPQVDVEADIIVYGGTSGGVVAAVQAVRQGNSVALVVFGRHVGGMTSGGLTHTDGVNAEVQGGITREFFDVVGDSGFLPSEAEATFESMLSDPVPAAEWDEPIPTYFEQRLDHVEKVGTRIVAIHMENGSIFRGRMFLDCTYEGDLMAMAGVPYTYGRESQAQYGESLAGRRASVPLGEIDAYNIPGDPESGLIDNLIEGETEGEVGQADEHVQAYNFRMFTTWTNKQPIFKPDGYDAANFEILYRFHKNGGDASVRRIANDVNNHHLFDRGVATDHIGGNRWPDGEGGFIPWWEADYATRELIYQSHVNWQLGMLWYVKTDPAYAALTSDPSVSPSQQDAIQEAIDRVNAFGFPIGEHPETQGWPHELYVREARRMVSDHVTTQDHYDGNTPVPDPVGLANYRADAHHSRRFVGADGTVRVEGDTGGHDHIPWGIPYRALVPPADNTTNLLVPWSISASHVAFCSMRMEPCFMVLSQSASTAAGLAIDQKISVQEVDYAELRMRLIADRQILGADTVVHETEVIVDNADTDHLRLIGNWLTSSSAPGAYNTRYLHDNNTRSGKSATFSPLLTDSGLYEVYLQWAAFDNRASNALVTVNHAHGTDDMRINQQVDGGQWNWLGTWNFDAGTSDALTLSNEGADGYVIADAVRFVYSEDTHPTTVQIFSSHPYADELRGTPARLQILRESESYASPLTVEIQANGTAVSGTHYDPLPASVTIPTGERAIDLWIFPIRDDLPQGSRTGAVHLVATPEYTLGNASTADFTVLDKPEDDWRYRHFASTDEAQAATSAPEADPDHDGRSNLFERYFDTEPRSGHRHEQNEPRLTLQWIEGVRWAGLTWNRSGDAKDLQAVVEYSTSLGNGDWTPLDTPIETLDWDPNSGDRILRQRMSAANKQFLFFRLRVE, from the coding sequence GTGTTTCCCCGCCTGCTCATACTCGCAATCGGTCTCGTACTCCCGCTCGCAGCCTACCCATCGGCGTCGACCCCTAATCCAGGCCTCAAGTACTATTACCCCGCACCGGACGCACCACAGGTCGATGTGGAGGCCGACATCATCGTGTATGGCGGAACTTCGGGTGGTGTGGTTGCGGCCGTGCAAGCGGTCCGGCAGGGAAATTCAGTCGCGCTGGTTGTCTTTGGCCGACACGTCGGTGGGATGACTTCCGGAGGTCTTACCCACACCGATGGCGTAAACGCCGAGGTGCAAGGGGGCATTACCCGCGAGTTTTTTGATGTCGTTGGAGACAGCGGGTTTCTCCCGTCGGAAGCCGAGGCGACGTTTGAATCGATGCTCAGTGATCCGGTTCCCGCCGCCGAATGGGATGAGCCGATTCCCACGTATTTTGAGCAGAGACTCGATCACGTCGAAAAGGTGGGAACCCGAATCGTGGCCATCCACATGGAAAACGGCAGCATCTTTCGGGGAAGGATGTTCCTTGATTGTACCTACGAAGGCGATCTCATGGCGATGGCCGGAGTCCCCTATACCTATGGCCGGGAATCCCAAGCGCAATATGGCGAATCTCTCGCCGGCCGCCGGGCTTCCGTACCATTGGGTGAAATCGACGCCTACAATATCCCCGGCGATCCGGAGAGCGGCTTGATCGACAACCTTATCGAAGGCGAAACCGAGGGCGAGGTCGGCCAGGCCGACGAGCACGTCCAAGCCTACAACTTCCGGATGTTCACGACCTGGACAAACAAGCAACCGATCTTCAAACCCGATGGATACGACGCCGCCAACTTTGAGATCCTTTATCGGTTTCACAAAAACGGAGGGGATGCATCCGTTCGCCGTATTGCCAATGACGTCAACAACCATCACCTCTTCGACCGCGGAGTCGCCACCGACCACATCGGAGGAAATCGCTGGCCCGACGGAGAAGGCGGTTTCATCCCGTGGTGGGAAGCCGACTACGCCACCCGCGAGCTCATTTACCAGAGCCATGTCAATTGGCAGTTGGGGATGCTCTGGTATGTAAAGACCGATCCGGCCTACGCCGCCCTTACCTCCGATCCTTCCGTTTCCCCCAGCCAGCAAGACGCCATCCAGGAAGCCATCGATCGCGTCAACGCCTTTGGATTTCCCATCGGGGAACACCCGGAAACCCAGGGCTGGCCCCACGAACTCTATGTCCGGGAGGCCCGACGTATGGTCTCCGACCACGTAACGACGCAGGACCACTACGACGGCAACACTCCCGTTCCGGACCCTGTCGGTCTGGCCAACTACCGAGCGGACGCCCATCACAGCCGTCGCTTTGTCGGTGCCGACGGTACGGTCCGAGTCGAGGGAGACACGGGTGGCCACGACCACATCCCGTGGGGCATCCCCTACCGCGCCCTCGTTCCCCCGGCCGACAATACGACCAATCTCCTCGTTCCGTGGAGCATCTCCGCCAGTCATGTCGCTTTTTGCTCAATGCGAATGGAACCGTGCTTCATGGTCCTTTCGCAATCCGCTTCAACGGCTGCGGGCCTGGCCATCGATCAGAAGATTTCCGTTCAGGAGGTAGATTATGCGGAATTGCGAATGCGACTCATCGCCGACCGTCAAATTCTGGGCGCAGATACAGTCGTCCACGAAACGGAAGTGATCGTCGACAACGCGGATACGGATCATCTCCGTCTCATTGGAAACTGGCTGACCAGTTCCAGCGCCCCGGGAGCCTACAACACCCGCTACCTTCATGATAACAACACCAGGTCCGGCAAGAGCGCAACCTTCTCGCCCCTCTTGACCGATAGCGGCCTCTACGAGGTCTATCTTCAGTGGGCGGCCTTCGACAATCGCGCCAGCAACGCCTTGGTCACCGTAAATCACGCGCACGGAACGGACGACATGCGCATCAATCAACAGGTGGATGGAGGTCAATGGAACTGGCTCGGCACTTGGAACTTCGACGCGGGAACGTCCGACGCCCTGACTCTCAGCAATGAAGGCGCAGACGGATACGTCATCGCTGATGCCGTACGCTTCGTCTATTCCGAAGACACACACCCAACCACGGTCCAAATATTCTCCTCCCATCCCTATGCGGATGAACTCAGGGGCACACCCGCACGTCTGCAAATCCTCCGGGAAAGCGAATCCTACGCCTCCCCTCTCACCGTGGAGATCCAAGCGAACGGAACCGCCGTTTCCGGAACCCACTATGATCCCCTTCCGGCAAGCGTCACCATTCCCACAGGGGAACGGGCCATCGATCTCTGGATTTTCCCGATCCGCGACGACCTTCCCCAAGGTTCGCGGACAGGGGCGGTCCACTTGGTCGCCACGCCGGAATACACATTGGGGAATGCCTCTACCGCAGATTTCACCGTATTGGACAAACCGGAAGACGATTGGCGCTATCGCCATTTCGCCTCGACCGACGAAGCACAAGCTGCCACCAGCGCCCCCGAGGCCGACCCCGACCACGACGGGAGATCCAACCTCTTCGAGCGTTACTTTGACACGGAACCCCGGTCGGGACACCGCCATGAGCAGAACGAACCCCGCCTTACCCTGCAGTGGATCGAAGGGGTTCGTTGGGCTGGCCTGACTTGGAATCGCAGTGGCGACGCCAAAGACCTTCAGGCCGTGGTGGAGTACAGCACAAGTCTTGGCAACGGAGACTGGACACCGCTCGATACGCCAATCGAAACTCTCGACTGGGACCCAAATTCTGGCGACCGGATCCTGCGGCAACGCATGAGCGCTGCGAACAAGCAATTCCTATTCTTCCGTCTACGCGTGGAATAA